The Microbacterium limosum genome contains a region encoding:
- a CDS encoding helix-turn-helix domain-containing protein — translation MLDFLAAHEAAGRALPEPRYFLAGARPGDQVELPEEVYLALRKIVDAMQSGLAVSVVPQTTRLTTQQAADLLNVSRPTIVKLLDEGEIPFEKAGTHRRILLADLLDYRERRRERQYDILAATRDSVGEDNIEQTLEHLKAARKAVAARRAARL, via the coding sequence GTGCTTGACTTCCTCGCCGCCCATGAGGCCGCCGGCCGGGCTCTTCCCGAACCAAGGTACTTCCTTGCCGGGGCGCGTCCAGGTGACCAGGTCGAGCTTCCGGAAGAGGTCTACCTCGCACTCCGCAAGATCGTGGACGCAATGCAGAGCGGGCTGGCCGTGTCAGTTGTACCCCAGACAACACGGCTCACCACCCAGCAGGCAGCGGATCTCCTGAACGTGAGCCGCCCGACCATCGTGAAGCTCCTCGACGAGGGCGAGATCCCGTTCGAGAAGGCGGGAACGCACCGACGCATACTCCTCGCGGATCTGCTCGACTATCGGGAGCGCCGGCGGGAGCGGCAGTACGACATCCTCGCCGCCACACGCGACTCCGTCGGCGAAGACAACATCGAGCAGACGCTCGAGCACCTCAAGGCGGCGCGGAAGGCGGTCGCGGCGAGGCGGGCTGCCCGACTCTGA
- a CDS encoding DUF3322 domain-containing protein, producing the protein MTRLVTPSDLRARAKKLFDRDARTWAAEQQTDVVLDVPLRPPTEREALDDLDRVRQWVDAWRGVSEDSGIELEWVVRHWSRIGSQEVPVRAVLRGTDSIARAAGEADAWRLLVARLDELRGLAGSDVGGVLRAHGRAIADLDGADFHRLVHVLAWLRENPESGRLVRELPIRGIHTKWIESRRGLVEALHRAGTGAPELGLREPSPLIRIRALDPSLSFQGLTDLSAPVDDLAASTIRPERVFVFENLATLLAMPDVPRAVAVHGGGHRVDLVARLPWAQTVTYWGDLDSHGFAILNRLRSKGVDATSALMDMDTLFDHRDLWGIDPDPNVGVFELLTPDERATLQAMSAEGNIRLEQERIPWSFALARLGVC; encoded by the coding sequence GTGACCAGGCTTGTCACACCATCTGACCTGCGCGCGCGGGCGAAGAAACTCTTCGACCGCGATGCACGCACCTGGGCCGCCGAGCAGCAGACCGATGTGGTGCTCGACGTTCCGTTACGCCCGCCAACGGAGCGGGAGGCGCTGGACGATCTCGATCGGGTTCGACAGTGGGTCGACGCCTGGCGCGGTGTGAGCGAGGATTCGGGTATCGAGCTCGAGTGGGTCGTCCGCCATTGGTCACGCATCGGGTCGCAGGAAGTCCCCGTACGCGCGGTGCTGCGCGGTACGGATTCGATCGCTCGAGCGGCGGGCGAGGCGGATGCTTGGCGACTTCTGGTGGCGCGACTTGACGAGTTGCGGGGCCTGGCAGGCTCCGATGTCGGCGGCGTGCTCCGCGCCCATGGCCGCGCGATCGCCGATCTCGATGGCGCCGATTTCCACAGGCTCGTCCATGTGCTGGCCTGGTTGCGCGAAAACCCGGAATCGGGCCGCCTGGTGCGGGAACTGCCGATCCGCGGCATCCACACCAAATGGATCGAATCTCGCCGCGGACTCGTGGAAGCGTTGCATCGGGCGGGAACCGGAGCGCCCGAACTGGGCCTTCGCGAGCCGTCACCGCTCATACGGATCCGTGCTCTCGATCCGTCGCTCTCGTTCCAGGGGCTCACCGATCTGTCGGCGCCCGTCGACGACCTTGCGGCGAGCACGATCCGACCCGAGCGCGTGTTCGTATTCGAGAACCTCGCCACCCTGCTCGCGATGCCCGATGTGCCCCGAGCCGTAGCAGTGCATGGTGGCGGTCACCGCGTCGATCTCGTCGCCCGCCTCCCGTGGGCGCAGACGGTCACCTACTGGGGCGATCTCGATTCGCACGGATTCGCCATACTCAACCGACTTCGATCCAAGGGAGTGGACGCAACGTCGGCATTGATGGATATGGATACTCTGTTCGATCACCGTGATCTGTGGGGGATCGATCCCGATCCCAACGTCGGCGTGTTCGAGCTGCTCACGCCTGATGAGCGCGCGACTCTCCAGGCGATGAGCGCGGAGGGCAACATACGCCTCGAGCAGGAGCGCATTCCGTGGAGCTTCGCGCTCGCGCGGCTCGGGGTGTGTTGA
- the thiM gene encoding hydroxyethylthiazole kinase — translation MTRTPGNLLDFTCSALDGVRAHVPLVQCITNSVVVNVTANALLALGASAAMVDIRGEAGPFAGVASGLLVNLGTPTLEQREAMLEAVTAANAAGTPWVLDPVAVGSLPVRTPLGHTLRDLRPTVVRGNASEIIAVTGSGAGGRGVDASDGVDAAVSSARSLAERTGGVVAISGPVDVVTDGRDLVRIANGDALLTKITGGGCALGAVMAAFAAVDDDRFATTVAAITVYTVAAELAAARAAGPGSFQAAFLDALATVDGDALRSRAALT, via the coding sequence ATGACGCGCACGCCAGGAAACCTGCTCGATTTCACCTGCTCCGCCCTGGACGGGGTGCGCGCACACGTGCCGCTCGTGCAGTGCATCACCAACAGCGTGGTGGTCAACGTCACAGCCAACGCCCTCCTCGCGCTCGGCGCGTCGGCGGCGATGGTCGACATCCGGGGGGAGGCGGGCCCGTTCGCGGGAGTCGCCTCCGGACTCCTCGTCAATCTCGGCACGCCGACGCTCGAGCAGCGGGAGGCGATGCTCGAGGCGGTCACCGCCGCCAATGCGGCCGGCACGCCGTGGGTGCTCGACCCGGTCGCGGTCGGCTCGCTGCCGGTGCGCACGCCGCTCGGCCACACCCTGCGAGATCTGCGCCCGACCGTGGTGCGCGGGAACGCCTCCGAGATCATCGCCGTGACCGGCTCCGGAGCGGGCGGGCGCGGTGTGGACGCCTCCGACGGGGTGGATGCCGCCGTGTCGTCGGCGCGGTCGCTGGCGGAGCGCACCGGGGGAGTGGTCGCGATCTCCGGGCCGGTGGACGTCGTCACCGATGGGCGCGACCTCGTGCGGATCGCCAACGGCGACGCGCTGCTGACGAAGATCACCGGCGGTGGGTGTGCGCTGGGCGCGGTGATGGCGGCGTTCGCTGCGGTCGACGACGACCGGTTCGCGACCACCGTCGCCGCGATCACCGTGTACACGGTCGCCGCGGAGCTCGCCGCCGCACGCGCCGCGGGGCCGGGGAGCTTCCAGGCGGCGTTCCTCGACGCTCTCGCCACGGTCGACGGCGACGCCCTGCGCAGCAGGGCGGCGTTGACGTGA
- a CDS encoding carbonic anhydrase produces the protein MTVLSEVLEANGRYADAFGDKGELALPPARGFAILTCMDARLDPAKFAGLSEGDAHVIRNAGGRASDDAIRSLVISYKLLGTREWFVIHHTDCGMEFFTDEVMRGLLASSLETAVLGEKGFYDVGEGPGSSEAKYIDWLTISDQAASVTEDVTRIKAHPLVPARIAVYGYIYDVKTGRLTEVPDATAAGRATA, from the coding sequence ATGACCGTGCTGTCTGAAGTGCTCGAAGCGAACGGCCGCTACGCCGACGCTTTCGGAGACAAAGGCGAGCTCGCCCTGCCGCCTGCGCGGGGTTTCGCAATCCTGACGTGCATGGACGCGAGGCTCGACCCTGCGAAGTTCGCCGGCCTCAGCGAGGGCGACGCGCACGTCATCCGCAACGCCGGGGGGCGTGCTTCCGACGACGCGATCCGATCGCTCGTGATCTCGTACAAGCTTCTCGGCACGCGCGAGTGGTTCGTCATCCATCACACCGACTGCGGCATGGAGTTCTTCACCGACGAGGTCATGCGCGGGCTTCTGGCCAGCAGCCTCGAGACGGCTGTGCTCGGTGAGAAGGGGTTCTACGACGTCGGTGAGGGACCGGGCTCGTCCGAGGCGAAGTACATCGACTGGCTGACGATCTCGGATCAGGCGGCCAGTGTGACCGAGGACGTCACGCGCATCAAGGCGCACCCCTTGGTCCCTGCGCGCATCGCGGTCTACGGCTACATCTACGACGTCAAGACCGGACGCCTCACCGAAGTGCCCGACGCGACCGCCGCAGGGCGCGCCACGGCATGA
- the thiE gene encoding thiamine phosphate synthase, with amino-acid sequence MSIDLSLYLVTDSRLAEAAGHDLVELVRAAAEGGVTAVQVRDKDASVREFLDTVLRISDALPAGVALLVNDRVDVFLAARAAGARVEGVHVGQSDLPAHAVRELIGAEAVLGLSASTPEQLRLAAAGPARVDYVGIGAVHATTTKKDAPEPLGLGRFARLVAASPLPAVGIGGVTSADLPEMRSAGAAGAAVVSAICSAPDPATAARELRAAWGAAS; translated from the coding sequence GTGAGCATCGACCTGTCGCTCTATCTCGTGACCGACTCGCGCCTCGCCGAGGCGGCCGGCCACGATCTCGTCGAGCTCGTGCGCGCAGCCGCGGAGGGCGGTGTGACGGCGGTTCAGGTGCGGGACAAGGACGCTTCCGTCCGGGAGTTCCTGGACACCGTGCTGCGGATCTCCGATGCGCTCCCCGCCGGGGTCGCGCTGCTGGTCAACGACCGGGTCGACGTGTTCCTCGCCGCTCGTGCCGCCGGGGCCCGCGTCGAGGGCGTGCACGTCGGCCAGTCCGACCTCCCCGCGCATGCGGTGCGCGAGCTGATCGGCGCGGAGGCCGTGCTCGGGCTGAGCGCATCCACGCCGGAGCAGCTCCGTCTCGCGGCGGCGGGGCCCGCCCGGGTCGACTACGTCGGCATCGGAGCCGTGCACGCGACGACGACGAAGAAGGATGCGCCCGAACCCCTCGGCCTGGGCCGATTCGCCCGGCTCGTCGCGGCGAGCCCCCTGCCCGCGGTCGGCATCGGCGGGGTCACGAGCGCCGATCTGCCCGAGATGCGGTCGGCGGGCGCCGCCGGAGCCGCCGTCGTCTCGGCGATCTGCTCCGCCCCCGATCCCGCGACCGCCGCCCGCGAGCTGCGCGCGGCCTGGGGAGCGGCATCGTGA